One Lacunisphaera limnophila DNA window includes the following coding sequences:
- a CDS encoding glycoside hydrolase family 43 protein, translating to MKLLSCLLLAAAAATTTFAQAPAAPTPPATPRRPVGTVIVPALEKPATAGPRSEQDMGGYLMVYFKDPTHCAYFAISRDGYTFTDVNGGDPVFDGAALAEQKGVRDPHIARGPDGAFYLAMTDLHIFGDRAGHRTTRWQRPEEKYGWGNNRALVLMKSWDLIHWTHANFRVDLAFPELGDIDCSWAPQTTWDPVAGKMVVYFTIRYANKHANIFWAHADEAFTKLETVPKKIPEIGGIDADLTLVDGTWHMFYVADAKIRYASSPRLADGYTVVPQRIDPETVNTEAPNIFRRTGTSTYVLMYDVYGARPNNMGFSETEDFVTFHHLGRFNEGVMKGTNFERPKHGAVIPLTPDELRAVAAHWQVNLDQK from the coding sequence ATGAAACTCCTCTCCTGCCTCCTCCTCGCCGCCGCCGCCGCGACCACCACCTTCGCCCAGGCGCCGGCGGCTCCGACCCCACCCGCCACCCCGCGCCGGCCAGTCGGCACCGTCATCGTGCCGGCCCTCGAGAAACCCGCCACCGCCGGCCCGCGTTCCGAGCAAGACATGGGCGGTTACCTCATGGTGTATTTCAAGGACCCGACCCACTGCGCCTATTTCGCCATCAGCCGCGACGGCTACACCTTCACGGACGTCAACGGCGGCGATCCCGTCTTCGACGGCGCCGCGCTGGCCGAGCAGAAGGGCGTGCGCGACCCGCACATCGCCCGCGGCCCCGACGGCGCATTCTACCTCGCGATGACGGACCTGCACATCTTTGGCGACCGCGCCGGCCACCGCACAACCCGCTGGCAGCGCCCCGAGGAAAAATACGGCTGGGGCAACAACCGCGCCCTCGTGCTCATGAAGTCCTGGGACCTCATCCACTGGACGCACGCCAATTTCCGCGTCGACCTCGCCTTCCCCGAACTCGGCGACATCGACTGCTCCTGGGCGCCGCAGACGACCTGGGACCCGGTCGCCGGCAAAATGGTCGTGTATTTCACGATCCGCTACGCCAACAAGCACGCCAACATCTTCTGGGCCCACGCCGATGAGGCCTTCACCAAGCTCGAGACCGTGCCCAAGAAAATTCCCGAGATCGGCGGCATCGACGCCGACCTCACGCTCGTGGACGGCACCTGGCACATGTTCTACGTCGCGGATGCCAAGATCCGCTACGCCTCTTCCCCCCGGCTGGCCGACGGCTACACCGTGGTGCCGCAGCGCATCGACCCCGAGACCGTGAACACCGAGGCGCCCAACATCTTCCGGCGGACCGGCACCTCCACCTACGTGCTCATGTACGACGTCTACGGCGCGCGGCCCAACAACATGGGTTTCAGCGAGACCGAGGACTTCGTGACCTTCCACCACCTCGGCCGCTTCAACGAGGGCGTGATGAAAGGCACGAACTTCGAGCGCCCCAAGCACGGCGCCGTCATCCCTCTCACCCCCGACGAACTCCGCGCCGTCGCCGCCCACTGGCAGGTGAACCTGGATCAGAAATAG
- a CDS encoding glycoside hydrolase family 97 protein, with the protein MKTRLLLAPLALLLAQVLPAQAIKSPDGALAVQLTLDGGALTYQVSRDGRLMLEPSPLGLETSLGSFATGLKAAGVTTAQIDERYTLPHGKVRDVHYVANELTARFTNATGDSLEVIFRVSDRDVAFAYRLSGKDRQRVTIQREATGFNFPAAATAFVTWQAKPGDGWMKSKPSYEEGYQIDEPVGTKSPTGLGFTFPALFRVGDNGWVLVSETGTTSHYAGTRLGDPTPDGIYPIAFPEPGENGGIGDATVSAAMPLLTPWRTLTVGATLAPIVESTVATDVVQPLYAPSQVYAPGRATWSWLVWQDASMNEADQRTFIDLAATMGWEYILVDALWEGNLGRAKLAELVTYARSKKVEVLLWYNSNGAWNDAPQDPRNRMDSAPARQQEMAWLKSIGVKGLKVDFFGGDKQTTMKLYEDILTDGNAHGLMLVFHGTTIPRGWERMYPNFLSSEAATVSENLIFSQGFADGEARLSTILSHLRNPVAPLDFGPMVLNRTFHKEAGKGNQRRTTDAFQLATTVLYQSPLQHFGLTPNNLKEQPAFVLDFLRSVPVVWDETRYLAGYPGKHVALARRHGNRWFVAATNGEKQAKELTLSVPFLAGRTLTLIHDGPAQTAATRPVTVGADGQLTLTLEVGGGAVLFE; encoded by the coding sequence ATGAAAACCCGTCTTCTCCTCGCCCCACTCGCCTTGCTCCTGGCCCAGGTCTTGCCCGCCCAGGCCATCAAGAGCCCCGATGGGGCCCTCGCCGTGCAGCTCACGCTCGACGGCGGCGCCCTGACTTACCAGGTCAGCCGCGACGGCCGCCTGATGCTCGAGCCTTCCCCTCTCGGCCTGGAGACGAGCCTCGGCAGCTTCGCCACCGGCTTGAAGGCCGCCGGCGTTACCACGGCGCAGATCGATGAACGCTACACCCTGCCGCACGGCAAGGTGCGCGACGTGCATTATGTGGCCAACGAGCTCACCGCCCGTTTCACCAACGCCACGGGCGACTCCCTCGAGGTCATCTTCCGCGTCAGCGACCGCGATGTCGCCTTCGCCTACCGCCTCTCCGGCAAAGACCGCCAGCGCGTCACCATCCAGCGCGAGGCCACCGGCTTCAACTTTCCCGCCGCCGCCACCGCCTTCGTCACCTGGCAGGCCAAACCCGGCGACGGCTGGATGAAGTCCAAGCCCAGTTACGAGGAAGGCTACCAGATCGACGAGCCCGTCGGCACGAAGTCCCCCACCGGCCTCGGCTTCACCTTCCCCGCCCTCTTTCGCGTCGGCGACAACGGCTGGGTGCTCGTGTCCGAGACCGGCACCACCAGCCACTACGCTGGCACGCGCCTCGGCGATCCCACGCCAGACGGGATTTATCCCATCGCCTTCCCCGAGCCGGGCGAGAACGGCGGCATCGGTGACGCCACCGTCTCGGCTGCGATGCCGCTGCTGACGCCCTGGCGCACCCTCACCGTCGGCGCGACGCTCGCGCCCATCGTCGAGAGCACCGTCGCCACCGACGTCGTGCAACCCCTCTACGCCCCGTCGCAGGTCTACGCCCCCGGCCGCGCCACCTGGAGCTGGCTCGTCTGGCAGGATGCCAGCATGAACGAGGCCGACCAGCGCACCTTCATCGACCTCGCCGCCACGATGGGCTGGGAATACATCCTGGTGGACGCGCTCTGGGAGGGAAACCTGGGCCGCGCCAAGCTCGCCGAACTCGTGACCTATGCCCGGTCGAAAAAGGTCGAGGTGTTGCTCTGGTACAATTCCAACGGCGCCTGGAACGATGCCCCGCAGGACCCGCGCAACCGCATGGACTCCGCCCCCGCCCGCCAGCAGGAAATGGCCTGGCTGAAGTCCATCGGCGTGAAGGGCCTCAAGGTCGACTTCTTCGGCGGCGACAAGCAGACGACGATGAAGCTCTACGAGGACATCCTCACGGACGGCAACGCCCACGGTCTCATGCTGGTCTTCCACGGCACCACGATCCCGCGCGGCTGGGAACGCATGTACCCGAACTTCCTGTCCAGCGAGGCCGCCACCGTCTCCGAGAACCTCATCTTCTCCCAGGGCTTCGCCGACGGCGAGGCCCGCCTCAGCACGATCCTGTCCCACCTGCGCAACCCCGTCGCCCCGCTCGATTTCGGCCCGATGGTCCTGAACCGCACCTTCCACAAGGAAGCGGGCAAAGGCAACCAGCGCCGCACCACCGACGCCTTCCAGCTCGCCACCACCGTGCTCTACCAGTCGCCGCTCCAGCACTTCGGCCTCACACCGAACAACCTCAAGGAACAACCGGCCTTCGTCCTCGATTTCCTCCGCTCGGTGCCCGTCGTGTGGGACGAGACCCGCTACCTCGCCGGTTATCCCGGCAAGCACGTCGCGCTGGCCCGCCGCCACGGCAACCGCTGGTTTGTCGCCGCCACCAACGGCGAGAAACAAGCCAAGGAACTGACGCTCAGCGTCCCCTTCCTCGCCGGCCGCACGCTCACTCTCATCCATGACGGCCCCGCCCAGACCGCCGCCACGCGCCCGGTCACCGTCGGCGCGGATGGCCAGCTCACCCTCACCCTCGAGGTCGGCGGCGGCGCCGTGCTGTTTGAGTAG
- a CDS encoding alpha/beta hydrolase, protein MTLRQLALPVLLLAATALAQETPAPRPSPASHYNVPKPAHPVPILPALPAPEDISFYAEREVPHGRVELVTYRTSAGTEKRMHVYLPPGYDSATDHRYPVLYLNHGGGENDSHWTASGHAPHILDNLIADGKARPMIIVMPNTGRLVSGTPPKLGEDDACTQEYLKDILPFVDARYRTRPDRASRAVAGLSMGGFVVLNTGLTHLETFGELYVFSSGYWPDQLGLFKERIQPLLSDLKINERLRMPIYVAVGETDIAYLNSMKTVAVLAEHGVRHFSVLSSHGHEWLNWRRYLWQTAQIMFPEDR, encoded by the coding sequence ATGACCCTCCGTCAGCTCGCTCTTCCCGTCCTCCTCCTCGCTGCCACCGCCCTGGCGCAGGAAACCCCCGCGCCGCGCCCGTCGCCCGCGAGCCATTATAACGTCCCGAAACCCGCCCACCCCGTCCCCATCCTGCCGGCCCTGCCCGCGCCCGAGGACATCTCCTTCTACGCCGAGCGCGAAGTACCGCATGGCCGCGTTGAGCTCGTGACTTACCGCACTTCCGCCGGCACGGAGAAGCGCATGCACGTGTACCTGCCGCCCGGCTACGATTCCGCGACGGATCACCGTTATCCGGTCCTCTACCTCAACCACGGCGGCGGCGAGAACGACAGCCACTGGACCGCAAGCGGCCACGCGCCCCATATCCTCGACAACCTCATCGCCGACGGGAAAGCCCGCCCGATGATCATTGTCATGCCCAACACCGGCCGGCTCGTATCAGGCACGCCGCCCAAGCTCGGCGAGGACGACGCGTGCACGCAGGAATACCTGAAGGACATCCTGCCCTTCGTGGACGCCCGTTACCGCACGCGTCCGGACCGCGCCAGCCGCGCCGTCGCCGGCCTCTCGATGGGCGGCTTCGTCGTGCTCAACACCGGCCTCACCCACCTTGAGACCTTCGGCGAACTCTACGTGTTCAGTTCCGGCTACTGGCCCGATCAGCTCGGGCTTTTCAAGGAGCGCATCCAGCCCCTGCTCAGCGACCTCAAGATCAACGAGCGCCTGCGCATGCCCATCTACGTCGCCGTCGGCGAAACTGACATCGCCTACCTCAACAGCATGAAAACCGTCGCCGTCCTCGCCGAGCACGGCGTCCGTCATTTCTCCGTCCTCAGCTCCCACGGCCACGAATGGCTCAACTGGCGCCGCTACCTCTGGCAGACCGCGCAGATCATGTTCCCCGAGGACCGATGA
- a CDS encoding alpha/beta hydrolase translates to MKNSLRGIVLPLTLVVTLLPANLAAADQTYAVTLDQPVHGRFSVDPALPADGRYPAGTVVTITTQPDTGYTLDAGYYSVPGRWGAMYHESPTPVFSVVIDQDKHLGASFIEAAAVAHVTVRDNIVYAQPGKKPLKYDVFSPVGAKNRPIIVIIHGGGWTTNDEDVMRGLARELTRGGQFVVASIDYRWAGKADGDATANSMVNLIEDCYGAIAHIREHAADYGGDPTRIGVTGDSAGGHLSASVSLMVERIGTRGFGREPGVFEFKPTYVPAGKSVAELKAEMLVAIRAAAPSYGVFAGAWLKADPENPAADASWDQAVQPLHAIPAATGRAVPQYLTRGTRDPLITDAMVTEFMDALVKAGQRVQYVQVGGAEHAFFDWKPDAKTKATFAEHGVYYAAEMKAFFASVLQP, encoded by the coding sequence ATGAAAAATTCGCTCCGCGGGATCGTCCTCCCGCTTACTTTGGTTGTTACGCTCCTGCCGGCCAACCTGGCCGCCGCGGACCAGACCTACGCCGTCACCCTCGACCAGCCGGTTCACGGACGATTCTCGGTGGACCCGGCCCTGCCGGCGGACGGCCGCTATCCCGCGGGCACCGTGGTCACCATCACCACGCAGCCGGATACCGGGTACACGCTCGATGCCGGCTATTACTCGGTGCCCGGCCGCTGGGGGGCGATGTATCACGAGTCCCCGACGCCGGTCTTCAGCGTGGTGATCGACCAGGACAAGCACCTCGGCGCCTCGTTCATCGAGGCGGCAGCGGTGGCGCATGTCACGGTGCGCGACAACATCGTCTACGCCCAACCGGGCAAGAAACCGCTCAAGTATGACGTGTTCTCGCCTGTGGGGGCGAAGAACCGGCCGATCATCGTCATCATCCATGGCGGCGGCTGGACGACCAACGACGAGGACGTCATGCGCGGCCTGGCGCGCGAACTCACGCGCGGCGGGCAGTTCGTCGTGGCTAGCATCGACTACCGCTGGGCGGGCAAGGCGGATGGCGATGCCACCGCCAACTCGATGGTGAACCTGATCGAGGATTGTTACGGCGCCATCGCCCACATCAGGGAGCATGCGGCCGACTACGGCGGCGACCCGACGAGGATCGGCGTGACGGGCGACAGTGCCGGCGGCCACTTGTCGGCGTCGGTTTCCCTGATGGTGGAACGGATCGGCACCCGCGGCTTCGGCCGCGAGCCCGGCGTCTTTGAATTCAAGCCTACCTATGTGCCGGCCGGGAAGTCCGTGGCTGAGCTGAAGGCGGAGATGCTGGTTGCGATCCGGGCGGCGGCGCCGAGTTACGGCGTGTTCGCCGGGGCGTGGCTGAAGGCCGACCCCGAGAACCCGGCGGCGGACGCGAGCTGGGACCAGGCGGTCCAGCCCCTCCATGCGATTCCCGCGGCGACCGGGCGCGCCGTGCCGCAATACCTGACCCGGGGCACGCGCGATCCGCTGATCACGGACGCGATGGTCACGGAGTTCATGGACGCGCTGGTGAAGGCCGGGCAGCGGGTGCAGTACGTGCAGGTCGGCGGGGCGGAACACGCCTTCTTCGACTGGAAACCCGATGCGAAGACAAAGGCCACCTTCGCCGAACACGGCGTCTATTACGCCGCGGAAATGAAGGCGTTCTTCGCGAGCGTGCTGCAGCCGTAA
- a CDS encoding alpha/beta fold hydrolase → MKNPLVRVISLIALGVTALTTSLPAKETFVMVHGATAGGWEWKRCGNFLVEDGHTVYRATLTGLGERMHLSSPDNDLQTHINDVVNLILFEDLHDIVLTGHSYGGMVITGVMDRVPERIKHVVFLDAAVPQDGQSIWDIFGGQNPTGPRFADGFMQVPWVKPGDKPPHSMKQSIKCFNQPVSYKNPAALALPVTYVAFVPKDKSAEERAKTDKSWQNAVARGWTIRTFPGGHVAQQEDPRGVATLIAESVSDQNKPVAQ, encoded by the coding sequence ATGAAAAACCCCCTCGTTCGTGTCATTTCCCTGATCGCCCTCGGCGTGACGGCCCTCACCACCTCCCTCCCGGCCAAGGAGACTTTCGTCATGGTCCACGGCGCCACCGCCGGCGGCTGGGAATGGAAACGCTGCGGCAACTTCCTCGTCGAGGACGGCCACACCGTCTACCGCGCCACCCTCACCGGCCTCGGCGAGCGCATGCACCTCAGCAGCCCCGACAACGACCTGCAGACCCACATCAACGATGTCGTGAACCTGATCCTCTTCGAGGACCTGCATGACATCGTGCTCACCGGCCACAGCTACGGCGGCATGGTCATCACCGGCGTCATGGACCGCGTGCCCGAGCGCATCAAGCATGTCGTCTTCCTCGACGCTGCCGTGCCCCAGGACGGCCAGTCCATCTGGGATATCTTCGGCGGCCAGAACCCCACCGGCCCCCGGTTCGCCGACGGCTTCATGCAGGTGCCCTGGGTCAAGCCCGGCGACAAGCCGCCGCACAGCATGAAGCAGTCGATCAAGTGCTTCAACCAGCCCGTCTCCTACAAGAACCCCGCCGCCCTCGCGCTGCCCGTGACCTACGTCGCCTTCGTGCCGAAGGACAAGTCCGCCGAGGAACGCGCCAAGACGGACAAGAGCTGGCAGAACGCCGTCGCCCGCGGTTGGACGATCCGCACCTTCCCCGGCGGCCATGTCGCCCAGCAGGAGGACCCGCGCGGCGTCGCCACCCTCATCGCGGAATCCGTCAGCGACCAGAATAAGCCCGTCGCGCAGTAA
- a CDS encoding carboxylesterase/lipase family protein, translated as MKSALCLASLLTLGATVPGLAQAPAPVMTATGLVQGVAEKDLAVYKGIPFAAPPVGDLRWRAPQPAAKWDGVRAADKFGPDPYQGDGTNGVSEDCLYLNVWTPAKSPGDKIPVLVWIYGGGFSFGGNNNPTHNGEHLARKGVVLVTINYRVGPLGFLAHPELTAESGHGASGNYGLMDQIAGLQWVKANIAAFGGDPDQVTIFGESAGGIAVSMLCASPQAKGLFQGAISQSGGSFGPTRPTTYPGENMRTLAMAEASGVAYAQKAGAATLAELRQVAPGKLPAGWGSGAAWPIVDGHIIPDDQHKLYQAGRYNDVAILVGYNSDEGLSFSREKTPAEYRANTEKRYGPFAEKLLAAYPAGESTVPKTARDLMRDAAFGWQTWSWANLQVKTGKSKVFFYYFDQHAKRPADSPEADHGMPHGVDVPYVFQTLDRNDARLTPADFAISETVSTYWANFAKHGNPNGPGVPAWPEFTATDRQVMVFKDTAQPGPVPSADALAVLDTYFAWRRTPEGAAWAQ; from the coding sequence ATGAAATCCGCCCTCTGTCTCGCTTCCCTCCTCACCCTCGGTGCCACCGTCCCCGGCCTGGCCCAAGCCCCCGCACCGGTCATGACCGCCACCGGTCTCGTGCAAGGCGTCGCCGAAAAGGACCTCGCCGTCTACAAGGGCATCCCCTTTGCCGCCCCGCCGGTGGGCGACCTCCGCTGGCGCGCCCCGCAGCCCGCCGCGAAATGGGACGGCGTGCGCGCCGCCGACAAGTTCGGTCCCGATCCCTATCAGGGCGACGGCACGAACGGCGTGAGCGAGGACTGCCTCTACCTCAACGTCTGGACCCCGGCCAAATCCCCCGGCGACAAGATCCCCGTGCTCGTTTGGATCTACGGCGGCGGCTTCTCCTTCGGCGGGAACAACAATCCCACGCACAACGGCGAGCACCTCGCGCGCAAGGGTGTCGTCCTCGTCACGATCAACTACCGCGTCGGCCCGCTCGGCTTTCTCGCCCACCCCGAACTCACCGCCGAGTCCGGCCACGGCGCCTCCGGCAACTACGGCCTGATGGACCAAATCGCCGGCCTGCAGTGGGTGAAGGCCAACATCGCGGCCTTCGGCGGCGACCCGGACCAGGTCACGATCTTCGGTGAATCCGCCGGCGGCATCGCCGTCAGCATGCTCTGCGCCTCGCCGCAGGCGAAGGGGCTCTTTCAAGGCGCTATCTCCCAGAGCGGCGGTTCCTTCGGCCCCACGCGTCCCACCACCTACCCGGGTGAAAACATGCGCACCCTCGCCATGGCCGAGGCCTCCGGCGTCGCCTACGCCCAGAAAGCCGGCGCCGCCACCCTCGCCGAACTCCGTCAGGTCGCGCCCGGCAAACTCCCCGCCGGCTGGGGCAGCGGCGCCGCCTGGCCCATCGTCGACGGCCACATCATTCCCGACGACCAGCACAAGCTCTACCAGGCCGGCCGGTACAACGACGTGGCCATCCTCGTCGGCTATAACTCCGACGAGGGTCTGAGCTTCTCGCGCGAGAAGACGCCCGCCGAATACCGCGCCAACACCGAGAAGCGCTACGGCCCCTTCGCCGAAAAACTCCTCGCCGCCTACCCCGCCGGGGAAAGCACCGTCCCGAAGACCGCGCGCGACCTGATGCGCGACGCCGCCTTCGGCTGGCAGACCTGGTCCTGGGCGAACCTGCAGGTTAAGACCGGCAAGTCCAAGGTGTTCTTCTATTACTTCGACCAGCACGCGAAACGCCCGGCCGACTCGCCCGAGGCCGACCACGGCATGCCGCACGGCGTGGATGTGCCCTATGTCTTCCAAACCCTCGACCGCAACGACGCCCGGCTTACCCCCGCGGACTTCGCGATCTCCGAGACGGTGTCCACCTACTGGGCGAACTTCGCCAAGCACGGCAACCCCAACGGCCCCGGCGTCCCGGCCTGGCCGGAGTTCACCGCCACCGACCGCCAGGTGATGGTCTTCAAGGACACCGCCCAGCCCGGCCCCGTCCCCAGCGCCGACGCGCTGGCCGTACTCGACACCTACTTCGCCTGGCGCCGCACCCCCGAAGGCGCGGCCTGGGCGCAGTAG
- a CDS encoding glycoside hydrolase family 3 C-terminal domain-containing protein — protein MKSSAVLPTCTRSLRLLLAGLFLAATAAFAADEACTTCGGKVTVTGDFTHRKEPPGPPMPGPAAYREDINGPQFTVAIANLPAGRYTVEIAASETQANAAGERVFDVTAGDQVLAKDFDLFVAAGGRRKAATVTGTVEKSDDALRGPLRLVFTATKGHAKFNTVTIKDEAGAEVVAFAASDLADAFSRAAMVPPEVKEPAIWRDPAQPLRARADDLIRRMALAEKVSQLKNAAPGIPRLGLPAYDYWNEALHGVANNGAATVFPQAVGAASSWNPELFRQEGRVIGIEGRAKFNDYANLHQGDSRWWAGLTFWTPNVNIFRDPRWGRGQETYGEDPFLTAEIGIQFVKGIQGDDPNYMLAMACAKHFAVHSGPEPSRHRFNAVVNERDLYDTYLPQFERLVREAQVGGVMSAYNAINGVPVSADAALLTGVLRQRWGFTGYVVSDCDAIRDIYGEKQHAYVKTAEEAAALAVKAGTNLCCGGDYNALVRAVQQGLITEKEIDVALYHTLWTRFRLGLFDPPELVPFSKYTLLDNELPAHDEVALELARQSIVLLKNTGVLPLDRAKLKQLAVIGPNAASKSMLEGNYHGTPTRAVSILDGIRAVASKDFKVTHAVGSPITSKTATAPWSGQDNTPTRSVAELKAEALEQAAQADVIVYVGGITAAQEGESFDRDAIELPPEQEDLIRALHATGKPVVLVNCSGSAMALTWQDENLPAIVQAWYPGQSGGRAVAEVLFGLVNPSGHLPVTFYRSTADLPDFSDYSMKNRTYRYFTGKPLYAFGHGLSYTTFSYANLRVTPAAEGALTVTLDVTNTGTRDGADVVQLYATPPAASAPQEIRALCGFTRVQLKAGEKRTVTVTVPAIALRRWDVAAKDYAVPAGDWTLAAGASSADLTQTITVKL, from the coding sequence ATGAAATCGTCCGCCGTCCTGCCCACCTGCACCCGCTCGTTGCGCCTGCTCCTCGCCGGCCTGTTTCTGGCCGCCACCGCGGCCTTCGCCGCCGACGAGGCCTGCACCACCTGCGGCGGCAAGGTCACTGTCACCGGTGACTTCACCCACCGCAAGGAACCCCCCGGGCCCCCGATGCCGGGTCCCGCAGCCTATCGGGAGGATATCAACGGTCCGCAGTTCACCGTGGCCATCGCCAACCTCCCCGCCGGCCGCTACACCGTCGAGATCGCCGCCTCCGAGACGCAGGCGAACGCGGCCGGCGAGCGCGTGTTCGACGTGACCGCCGGCGACCAGGTGCTGGCGAAGGATTTCGACCTCTTCGTGGCCGCCGGCGGCCGGCGCAAGGCGGCCACCGTCACCGGCACCGTCGAGAAATCCGACGATGCCCTGCGCGGGCCACTGCGGCTGGTGTTCACCGCCACCAAGGGCCACGCGAAGTTCAACACGGTGACGATCAAGGACGAGGCCGGCGCGGAGGTCGTGGCCTTCGCCGCCTCCGATCTCGCCGACGCCTTCTCGCGGGCCGCCATGGTCCCGCCCGAGGTCAAGGAACCCGCGATCTGGCGCGACCCCGCGCAGCCCCTGCGCGCCCGCGCCGACGATCTGATCCGGCGCATGGCGCTCGCGGAGAAGGTCTCGCAACTCAAGAACGCCGCCCCCGGCATCCCCCGCCTCGGCCTGCCCGCCTACGACTACTGGAACGAGGCCTTGCACGGCGTCGCCAACAACGGGGCCGCCACCGTGTTTCCCCAGGCGGTCGGGGCCGCCTCGTCGTGGAACCCGGAGCTGTTTCGCCAGGAGGGCCGGGTGATCGGCATCGAGGGCCGCGCCAAGTTCAACGACTACGCCAACCTGCACCAGGGCGATTCCCGGTGGTGGGCGGGCCTGACGTTTTGGACGCCCAACGTGAACATTTTCCGCGATCCCCGCTGGGGGCGCGGGCAGGAGACGTATGGCGAGGATCCGTTCCTCACCGCCGAAATCGGCATCCAGTTCGTCAAGGGCATCCAGGGCGACGATCCGAACTATATGCTCGCGATGGCCTGCGCGAAGCACTTCGCCGTCCACAGCGGCCCCGAGCCTTCCCGGCATCGTTTCAACGCGGTGGTCAACGAGCGCGACCTCTACGACACCTACCTGCCGCAGTTCGAGCGCCTCGTGCGCGAGGCCCAGGTCGGCGGCGTGATGAGCGCCTACAACGCCATCAACGGCGTGCCGGTCAGCGCCGACGCCGCCCTCCTCACCGGCGTGCTGCGCCAGCGCTGGGGCTTCACGGGCTACGTGGTGTCCGATTGCGATGCCATCCGCGACATCTACGGCGAGAAACAGCACGCCTACGTGAAGACCGCCGAGGAGGCCGCCGCGCTCGCGGTCAAGGCCGGCACCAACCTCTGCTGCGGCGGCGACTACAACGCCCTCGTGCGCGCCGTGCAGCAGGGCCTGATCACCGAAAAGGAAATCGACGTCGCGCTCTACCACACCCTGTGGACCCGCTTCCGCCTCGGCCTCTTCGATCCGCCGGAGCTCGTGCCGTTCTCGAAGTACACGCTCCTCGACAACGAACTCCCGGCGCACGACGAGGTGGCGCTGGAGCTGGCCCGGCAGTCGATCGTGCTGCTGAAGAACACCGGCGTGCTCCCGCTGGACCGCGCGAAGCTGAAGCAGCTCGCCGTCATCGGGCCCAACGCCGCCTCCAAGTCGATGCTCGAGGGCAACTACCACGGCACCCCCACGCGCGCGGTTTCCATCCTCGATGGCATCCGCGCCGTGGCCAGCAAGGACTTCAAGGTCACCCATGCCGTGGGCAGCCCGATCACATCCAAAACGGCCACCGCGCCGTGGAGCGGACAGGACAACACGCCGACGCGCTCGGTCGCCGAGCTCAAGGCCGAGGCCCTGGAGCAGGCGGCGCAGGCCGACGTGATCGTCTACGTGGGCGGCATCACGGCGGCGCAGGAAGGGGAAAGCTTCGACCGCGACGCCATCGAGCTGCCGCCCGAGCAGGAGGACCTCATCCGCGCCCTCCACGCCACGGGCAAGCCCGTCGTCCTGGTCAACTGCAGCGGCTCGGCCATGGCGCTCACCTGGCAGGACGAAAACCTGCCGGCGATTGTGCAGGCCTGGTATCCCGGGCAGAGCGGCGGCCGGGCCGTGGCGGAGGTCCTCTTCGGCCTCGTCAATCCCTCGGGTCACCTGCCCGTGACCTTCTACCGGTCCACGGCGGACCTGCCGGATTTCTCCGACTACTCGATGAAGAACCGGACTTACCGCTACTTTACCGGGAAGCCGCTCTACGCCTTCGGCCACGGCCTCAGCTACACGACCTTCTCCTACGCCAACCTCCGCGTGACGCCCGCCGCCGAGGGCGCGCTCACCGTCACGCTCGACGTCACCAACACCGGCACCCGCGACGGGGCCGACGTCGTGCAGCTCTACGCCACGCCGCCCGCCGCCTCCGCCCCGCAGGAAATCCGCGCCCTCTGCGGCTTCACCCGCGTCCAGCTCAAGGCCGGCGAGAAGCGCACCGTCACCGTCACGGTCCCCGCCATCGCCCTCCGGCGCTGGGATGTGGCCGCCAAGGACTACGCAGTCCCGGCCGGCGACTGGACCCTCGCAGCCGGCGCCTCCTCCGCCGACCTAACCCAGACCATCACCGTGAAGCTCTGA